The Sulfurimonas aquatica genomic sequence GTGGGTGTTTTTCTCTTGAGTACTCCATCTGAATTAGACCACTCTCTTGAAGAGAGTTGAGCGCTCCACCACCATTACCATTATTAAGGCCAGCTCTATTAAAGGCAGAAAATATTCTTCTATCTCCAACCGCTAAGGCTTGAAGTAAACGCTTGTTTGTAGGCTCATTAAGTGTGAGCTCTTCAATTTTCTCATTTAAAATTTCAAAGTTGTCTAGAATAAGTTCTCGGATCAGAGTAGTTATTGGCTTAGAGGTGTCAATATCCCATCCTAAACCACCAAATACAGCAAAGTAGGATATAAAGATTTCCATGTCATCAGGATAATTCCTAAAATAAAAAGAGCGAAATTGTTGAAGAAGTTTAGAGTTTGTCATATGATTTATTTTACCCCTACTTTAAATAGTACAACTTTAATTGTTTTGATTAAAATGACAAAGTCTGCCCATAAAGACCAGTTTTGGATATACCATTTATCTAATTCAACTCTTTCGTTAAATGTAAGGTTATTTCTTCCACTGACTTGCCATAAACCAGTAATACCAGGTTTTACTTTTAGAATAATCTCTTCATGTGATTTACCAATTTTATCTTTTTCATTTAACATATATGGTCTTGGCCCAATCAAACTCATTTTACCCTGCAAAATGTTATAAAACTGTGGAAATTCATCTAAGGATGTTTTTCGTAGAAAGTTTCCTACTCTAGTAATTCGGGGATCGTTTTTATACTTATGGTACAAAGCATAGTAATCTACTTCTTCAGGGTGATTTTTTAGATACTCTTTTAAAAGAATATCACTGTTTTTATACATGCTTCTATACTTATAACAACTAAAAACTTTTGAGTCTTTACCTAATCGCTTTTGTTTAAATATTACTTCACCCATAGAGTCCAGTTTGATTAGGAGACTTATGAAGATATGTAAGAATAGGGCAAAAGGAAAAATTAAAATGACAATAATCTTTTCAAAAATATATTTAATAAATATATTTTTATAGTTGAGAAGTTTGTTTTCAATATGAATTGCTGATAAGCGAATATTTGAATACTCAGCTATACTTGCATGAGATAAGTCAAGATGGTCCATGTACGGTATCACATATATATCTTTGGTTTTTTTAGAGTAGCTCTGTATAAGTTGCTCCAGTTCAGCTTTATCAAAACTCCTTGAGGCTATTAGTGCCAAGTCATAATCTTTACTGTCTTCTTTATAACCAAAATACCAATTATTTTTGATCTCTTTGGATAATATTATTTTTTGCTTATCTTTCGCAACGATATTTATTTTAAGTTTAAAAAAGTCATATTTGAAAAGAATCTTTTTAATCAATCTTTTTGAA encodes the following:
- a CDS encoding sugar transferase, with the protein product MKKIFKALFFSFLTIFTMLTLTKMSEEFSRIFIVVFFLVASFLLPFSKRLIKKILFKYDFFKLKINIVAKDKQKIILSKEIKNNWYFGYKEDSKDYDLALIASRSFDKAELEQLIQSYSKKTKDIYVIPYMDHLDLSHASIAEYSNIRLSAIHIENKLLNYKNIFIKYIFEKIIVILIFPFALFLHIFISLLIKLDSMGEVIFKQKRLGKDSKVFSCYKYRSMYKNSDILLKEYLKNHPEEVDYYALYHKYKNDPRITRVGNFLRKTSLDEFPQFYNILQGKMSLIGPRPYMLNEKDKIGKSHEEIILKVKPGITGLWQVSGRNNLTFNERVELDKWYIQNWSLWADFVILIKTIKVVLFKVGVK